One genomic window of Ruminococcus gauvreauii includes the following:
- a CDS encoding TasA family protein, producing the protein MSKKKKIALLVTSLALIATLLIGGTLAYFTDSDDATNVITLGKVDGELDEPLWDDNNPESEIGNVVPGDKIVKDPTLTLASDSEDAYARFLVTYSGDLTESQFEELKFLKITGTDSDGNETTEEVNLTAGGYFYVQDILSAGGSYKLFDYVVIPNTWGNNMAEKTFNINVVVELIQADNFTPGTDANGNIDSWGTVTIEKYNG; encoded by the coding sequence ATGAGTAAGAAGAAAAAAATAGCGCTGCTTGTAACCTCACTTGCGCTGATTGCTACATTACTGATCGGCGGAACACTGGCTTATTTTACTGATTCGGATGATGCAACGAACGTTATCACACTCGGTAAAGTTGATGGTGAGCTGGATGAGCCATTATGGGATGATAATAATCCGGAGAGTGAAATCGGAAATGTAGTACCGGGTGATAAGATTGTGAAAGATCCAACACTTACGTTGGCTTCTGATTCTGAAGATGCGTATGCCAGATTTTTAGTAACCTATTCCGGAGATCTTACAGAGTCACAGTTTGAAGAACTTAAATTCTTGAAAATAACAGGAACAGATAGTGACGGAAATGAAACGACAGAAGAAGTTAATTTAACTGCAGGCGGATATTTCTACGTACAGGATATATTATCTGCTGGTGGTTCTTACAAATTGTTTGATTATGTAGTGATCCCTAATACATGGGGCAATAATATGGCAGAAAAGACATTCAACATTAACGTAGTTGTAGAGCTGATTCAGGCTGACAACTTTACACCGGGCACAGATGCCAACGGCAATATCGACAGCTGGGGCACTGTTACGATTGAGAAGTATAATG
- a CDS encoding SipW-dependent-type signal peptide-containing protein encodes MANKKLRNTLIALSLVAVVGIGGTLAYLTHITNTETNTFTMGKGITGETDEPKWDEKEAQNFTPGKVIAKDPLIRNLSDESTDPVFAAATIQYQVKNETGEWVDTTYAELDKFINVKIITGEDNENKPIYGDGFNTTDWTMAKDNTIAYYTKEKVAPNGGETTRIFDAVEIDQLALTPDQIESAIDTGAITQFDITKYEVKDEDGNVTKYTYKDYKMQDFQIVITGYLVQGSSEFTTCQQAMQTAFPSIFN; translated from the coding sequence ATGGCAAACAAAAAATTAAGAAATACCCTGATTGCTCTGTCACTGGTAGCGGTTGTGGGCATCGGCGGAACGTTAGCATATCTGACGCACATTACAAATACAGAAACTAACACTTTCACAATGGGTAAGGGCATCACCGGTGAAACAGATGAGCCGAAATGGGATGAAAAAGAAGCTCAGAATTTCACACCAGGTAAAGTGATTGCAAAAGACCCGTTGATCAGAAACCTTTCTGATGAAAGCACAGACCCGGTATTTGCAGCGGCGACGATCCAGTATCAGGTTAAGAATGAAACGGGAGAGTGGGTTGACACTACATACGCTGAGTTAGATAAATTTATTAACGTGAAAATTATTACTGGTGAGGATAATGAGAACAAACCAATTTATGGTGATGGATTTAATACCACTGATTGGACGATGGCAAAAGATAATACGATTGCTTACTACACAAAGGAAAAAGTTGCACCGAACGGCGGTGAAACTACCAGAATCTTTGATGCAGTAGAAATCGATCAGCTGGCACTGACACCGGATCAGATCGAATCTGCGATTGATACCGGAGCAATTACACAGTTTGACATTACAAAATACGAAGTAAAAGATGAAGACGGAAACGTTACAAAGTACACATACAAAGATTACAAGATGCAGGATTTCCAGATCGTCATCACCGGTTATCTTGTACAGGGATCTTCTGAATTTACAACCTGCCAGCAAGCAATGCAGACAGCATTCCCAAGCATTTTTAACTAA
- a CDS encoding SipW-dependent-type signal peptide-containing protein — protein MANKKRIATTIGAMALTAVLAVGGTLAYLSSVTETETNVFTSSKSITTELTEEFDPEVAGSYTPGQVITKAPTMSNTSTSNESIWVAVSLDYTNGADSITYEEFKQYAELQGLDTTGWEKIGTAADGQELYAFKTTLAPGKSTSAIFSSVKVNAGIQKVWKYGTEGKIVYTMDGEGNLIDVKDSTTLVDETQYYDEKGNPMDPKDAVAGLPTYTIEVKGYAVQASDVNYDLAKTELTKLANTALGVTFQ, from the coding sequence ATGGCAAACAAAAAAAGAATCGCTACAACAATCGGTGCAATGGCACTTACGGCTGTTCTGGCAGTTGGGGGAACACTGGCTTATCTGTCAAGCGTGACGGAGACGGAAACGAACGTATTTACGAGTTCGAAATCCATTACGACGGAGTTGACTGAGGAGTTTGATCCTGAAGTGGCTGGCAGCTATACACCGGGTCAGGTAATTACGAAAGCACCGACAATGTCAAACACCAGTACTTCTAATGAGTCTATCTGGGTTGCAGTATCACTTGACTATACAAATGGTGCAGACAGCATAACTTATGAAGAATTTAAACAGTATGCAGAGCTTCAGGGACTGGATACAACAGGTTGGGAAAAAATCGGTACAGCAGCTGATGGTCAGGAATTATATGCATTTAAAACCACATTGGCGCCAGGCAAGAGTACCAGTGCAATCTTCTCATCTGTAAAAGTAAATGCAGGTATTCAGAAAGTATGGAAATACGGCACAGAAGGTAAAATTGTTTACACAATGGACGGAGAGGGTAACTTGATCGATGTAAAAGACAGCACCACCTTAGTTGATGAAACCCAGTATTACGATGAAAAAGGAAATCCGATGGATCCTAAGGACGCAGTTGCAGGACTTCCGACATATACAATTGAAGTAAAGGGTTACGCGGTTCAGGCGTCTGATGTGAATTATGATCTTGCGAAAACCGAACTTACGAAACTTGCAAATACTGCTTTGGGCGTTACTTTCCAGTAA
- a CDS encoding SipW-dependent-type signal peptide-containing protein codes for MVDKNRKAKVITALAVVAALGIGGTLAYLHQVTETATNVFASDKSINLELREPDWDGYEFGEEGFQYGAGVDEADKDNMDLGFNLAQRYTPGTDIPKDPQVKNTSKDEPIYTALKVQYFKVDGSTETQVTYDEFKTAYLKETGIVFDKTAWIKIDDGTGMDQIYMYGSGEGAAELAVNGITTPALFGEVPLSLDLEADEDGLLPKFNIKVTAYAIQSTNVDAADADDMLLNFING; via the coding sequence ATGGTTGATAAAAATAGAAAAGCAAAAGTTATCACGGCGCTTGCGGTTGTAGCTGCTTTGGGAATCGGTGGTACACTGGCTTACCTGCACCAGGTTACAGAGACGGCGACTAACGTGTTTGCTTCTGATAAAAGTATTAATCTGGAGCTGAGAGAACCTGACTGGGATGGATATGAATTTGGAGAAGAAGGCTTTCAGTACGGAGCAGGAGTGGATGAGGCCGATAAAGATAACATGGATTTGGGCTTTAATCTGGCGCAGAGGTATACACCGGGAACAGATATTCCGAAGGACCCGCAGGTTAAAAACACAAGTAAAGACGAACCGATTTATACAGCTCTGAAGGTCCAGTATTTTAAAGTGGATGGAAGTACTGAAACACAGGTAACATATGATGAATTCAAAACTGCTTATCTGAAGGAAACAGGAATTGTATTTGATAAGACTGCATGGATAAAGATTGATGATGGTACAGGAATGGATCAGATCTATATGTATGGCAGCGGTGAGGGAGCTGCAGAACTGGCTGTTAACGGAATTACAACCCCGGCATTATTTGGAGAGGTTCCATTAAGCCTGGATCTGGAAGCGGATGAGGACGGACTGTTACCGAAATTCAATATCAAAGTTACTGCTTATGCAATTCAGTCTACAAATGTGGATGCGGCGGATGCAGATGACATGTTGTTAAACTTTATCAACGGTTAA
- a CDS encoding signal peptidase I: protein MKKIYKAVTTILLVALIALVAALFLPRVFGLQPLAVLSGSMEPTYHVGSLIYVQDVDPADIEVGDPMTYTIGEGTMVTHRVVEKDEENQTFQTKGDANENVDGGAVAYSEVVGRPAFSIPLLGYVAVYAATRTGMIIMITAILVVLILTFLPDMLMGKDEKEDGGAK, encoded by the coding sequence ATGAAAAAGATATATAAAGCAGTTACAACCATTTTACTTGTGGCGTTGATTGCGTTAGTGGCGGCGTTGTTTCTGCCAAGGGTATTTGGCCTTCAGCCGCTGGCGGTACTGAGCGGCAGTATGGAGCCGACATACCATGTGGGGAGCCTGATCTACGTACAGGACGTGGATCCCGCGGATATTGAGGTGGGTGATCCGATGACATATACGATAGGTGAGGGGACCATGGTCACTCACCGTGTGGTAGAAAAAGACGAGGAGAATCAGACATTTCAAACCAAGGGTGATGCCAATGAAAATGTGGACGGCGGGGCAGTCGCATATTCGGAAGTGGTTGGAAGACCGGCATTCAGTATTCCGCTTTTAGGGTATGTTGCTGTATATGCCGCTACAAGAACCGGGATGATCATCATGATAACGGCAATTCTGGTGGTGTTGATTCTGACATTCCTGCCGGATATGCTGATGGGCAAGGATGAAAAAGAAGACGGAGGTGCAAAATGA
- a CDS encoding SpaA isopeptide-forming pilin-related protein, translating into MKWKTSKRWMALILSLLMVLSAIPLDVFGSAEEAADVETIPEEITEEAVEEPVEAPAEEPAAVPSAEEETVIQGADTAIVDNDESPYSAEEPQVLESVEETEGPVTGQTNYTFENDVMSVQLQLAQEDALPEGVQLQVTPIDDYVIDENTSDEVRALKAKYDDIVNLLKDVKDEDGNPVDGFYAYHAELISNGEVYQPQGEVNMLMTYKEAALPEAFKGESKLRAMNVKMLQYTTAQDEAGNMITVLDDREEHLTAFNFADNTKGSVSEYGFNAYNLSDFVIAWTGQDQTTEFTCTDDNQEVTVTATLSQPGILPRGVELKATKVVDENELAAVESMMADQTEEDKELAGFVTYDIRFEKDGVEVEPTGEVNVSLQFNETAKPETTDGEVTELPDDASADDIEVYHLKESADTNEIEVQKLDNAVVETVGNAEVSKTEFATDSFSYFVIKWSSNTKYVYCVDEEGNTIGENISLGSLSVTNDSDDGTNISSLANEIDGYTFLRAYKASSASSSSKSEVVKLYYKSSGKNKGFYYKTSNYSSWTRFGSNDNLYFEYRAEGAVKEYCSEEIIKFSESNQRVQIFGSKDDVNSGGTEIRFYVFVDDTNKGYYTRRFQDSDVAFYVNPSAGYSLESIQLNSKKDLSGVGRGTYANQNPNDTINLSDVRGIQINLKSKEANVSKIDTVDGRADGISMGLYNYSSAINSPSVAADGFYFHNNVGGVDGPNNAGTATYTHTSNQRVHQEYLKNNLSENGYPLLTSGDSLEYLFESGTAVTAYNGLSGLFQKDENGYYYYDSSNHHAQLNQENNWLDVYNARLSPLQSSFNYGNFLPFNSLPATARDNTLSSVDGGRAATDYWFGMNIGMNFYQPKNGEINGEDMVFDFRGDDDVWVFIDGIKVLDLGGIHDKKEGSINFKTGVVKAEGIDDTTIAARYEAAYREANPRANQAKVTEYLDGIFNKDRDGSYTSFKNFSSHSMEFFYLERGGGAANCKISFNMRPLPTDSVTVSKEISNYDDGAYSDVEFAFKLYAETEAGNGSFEAVMPGTEYTLRKADDTTEIKTVDGDGTFKLRHGEQAQFSGMTQGQKYYVEEVGLSSEAYDEVVIESAGIVNQDGDSVVGEDQTTIRSEELTIGTDTIVNFKNRCAATNMKHLLIQKTVAGGVTDDTYTMRVTLGGELYRGTYKVGATYDAALAGESLTTNNGRISLKSGQIAVIIGNAAVSAGGETTRGIPSGTSFKVEEINLDPDNYLAPEFTVVNSVSYTADSISSQNGYDGYASGVININKNAKAVVTNKTSSVDLSFVKTDSGDNILPGATFTLTNSSNTVIGTETSGRNGMVTFSGVSTGTYTLTETQSPDGYVTPDSVWTVTIAVEDDGTGSVYLKDAEGNEVGKLDVSGEEFYQIHNFTEDEYLEKNLDYDKQVELLDWNERTYGITLSATSKITEQVKTTPYDIVLVLDASGSMDNNFYTFTPYSGSGTPTSGSYYVKTTSGIYQQASRDKNRNQYYYYDTASERNIYVTNAQLYSRSYGGDKKNDALENAATLFLDMVRESSPDSRMGVVYFAGSATTKRSDGNELLRVGNDSSYTTLNSWVNNVPKSGATNASAGMGNAKAIYDGTKNRETVDQVEGRKNLVIFLTDGVPTTGNTFNNDVASGAVANARAIKTTHNATIYSLGIFDSANTSGQISSGSIKQIDDYMTGVASSSDYYMTADSVESLENLFESIGSSLGKTITADIVDTIDKRFELAEGEEARLTAAGVTVTHNADGSTTLTWPNAAIQAAKGEEPGWKSGETPIVIRAKDGYIGGNDVTTNGSDSRIDSEIGTVYFEQPTVNVKAELKINNAETTIFLGDTVPTDEAILKRLFDSGYTIGRDGGELKASDFVKEWYKDEACSQPVTLEDMARIAPTDTQKFYLKVTYDAGAPTEESTGRTDGNIAGGDDHIVTAVNSDTKNYKDKEYGVYTVYVVDGQLTITKKIDEQYTHIKPINANQSFVFKIQKYAVNADGSRGDLVNTFYEVINFNANESGTEKTKTISGLSKGYYTVTEETEWSAKYDLVSQVDNFEENTDECVDLYIGKKLESSNDKLSFYGVGNTEENEKHANVLVASTEFTNNVDREWKWLSDTAAAVNKFNQ; encoded by the coding sequence ATGAAATGGAAAACAAGTAAGAGATGGATGGCCTTGATCTTAAGTTTGCTGATGGTACTTTCCGCTATACCGCTCGATGTATTCGGAAGTGCAGAAGAAGCGGCGGATGTTGAGACTATTCCCGAAGAAATTACGGAGGAAGCTGTAGAAGAACCTGTGGAAGCACCTGCAGAGGAACCGGCAGCGGTGCCATCTGCTGAAGAAGAAACGGTAATTCAGGGAGCGGATACGGCGATAGTAGATAATGACGAGTCTCCCTATTCTGCGGAGGAGCCTCAGGTCCTGGAAAGTGTTGAGGAGACAGAGGGTCCTGTTACAGGTCAGACGAATTATACATTTGAAAATGATGTTATGTCCGTACAGCTTCAGCTGGCACAGGAAGACGCTCTTCCTGAGGGAGTGCAGCTTCAGGTAACGCCGATTGACGATTATGTGATCGATGAAAATACGTCTGATGAAGTTAGAGCATTGAAAGCCAAGTATGATGATATTGTTAACCTTCTGAAGGATGTAAAAGATGAAGATGGTAATCCGGTAGACGGGTTTTATGCATATCATGCGGAACTGATCAGTAATGGGGAAGTTTATCAGCCGCAGGGCGAAGTCAATATGCTGATGACTTACAAAGAGGCTGCTCTTCCGGAGGCTTTCAAAGGTGAATCCAAGTTGAGAGCAATGAATGTGAAAATGCTCCAGTACACAACGGCACAGGATGAGGCCGGAAACATGATTACCGTACTGGATGACAGAGAAGAGCATCTTACAGCGTTTAACTTTGCGGATAATACAAAGGGTTCAGTAAGTGAATATGGATTTAATGCCTATAATCTTTCTGATTTTGTGATCGCATGGACCGGGCAGGATCAGACAACGGAATTTACATGTACGGATGACAATCAGGAAGTTACAGTAACAGCAACATTATCTCAGCCCGGAATTTTGCCGAGGGGTGTTGAGCTGAAAGCCACGAAAGTAGTCGATGAGAATGAACTTGCAGCAGTCGAGAGCATGATGGCAGACCAGACGGAGGAAGACAAAGAACTTGCAGGCTTTGTTACATATGACATTCGCTTTGAAAAAGACGGTGTGGAAGTAGAGCCGACTGGAGAAGTCAATGTTTCCCTTCAGTTTAATGAGACAGCGAAACCGGAAACCACAGATGGTGAGGTAACAGAACTTCCAGACGATGCTTCAGCAGATGATATCGAGGTTTACCACCTGAAAGAAAGTGCTGACACGAATGAAATCGAAGTGCAGAAGCTGGACAATGCAGTTGTTGAAACAGTCGGTAATGCAGAGGTTAGCAAAACGGAATTCGCAACAGACAGTTTCTCGTACTTTGTGATTAAATGGAGCAGCAATACAAAATATGTATACTGTGTGGATGAAGAGGGCAATACGATAGGCGAAAACATTTCTCTTGGAAGCCTTTCGGTAACGAACGATTCTGATGATGGTACTAACATAAGCTCCCTGGCAAATGAAATTGACGGATACACTTTCCTAAGGGCTTACAAAGCATCCAGCGCTTCCAGTTCAAGTAAATCGGAAGTAGTAAAGCTGTATTATAAGAGCAGCGGCAAAAACAAAGGATTTTATTATAAGACCAGCAATTATAGCAGCTGGACTCGTTTCGGCAGTAATGATAATCTGTATTTCGAATATCGGGCAGAAGGGGCGGTTAAGGAATACTGTTCAGAAGAAATTATTAAATTTTCCGAGAGCAATCAGAGAGTTCAGATCTTTGGTTCTAAAGATGATGTCAATTCCGGAGGAACAGAAATCAGATTTTATGTTTTTGTCGATGATACGAATAAAGGGTATTATACCAGGCGGTTTCAAGACTCAGATGTTGCATTTTATGTAAATCCTTCAGCCGGATACTCTCTGGAAAGCATTCAGTTAAACAGTAAAAAGGATTTGAGTGGAGTGGGTCGTGGAACATACGCCAATCAGAATCCTAACGATACAATCAATCTTTCTGATGTTCGGGGAATTCAGATAAACCTCAAATCGAAGGAAGCAAATGTATCTAAAATTGATACCGTAGACGGAAGAGCAGACGGAATCAGCATGGGACTGTATAACTACAGCAGTGCAATCAACAGCCCATCTGTTGCTGCTGACGGGTTTTATTTCCATAACAATGTTGGCGGTGTAGATGGACCTAATAATGCAGGGACTGCCACCTATACACATACCAGCAACCAGCGTGTGCATCAGGAATATTTGAAGAATAATTTGAGTGAGAACGGATATCCGCTGTTGACGAGCGGGGATTCCCTGGAGTATCTGTTTGAATCGGGCACGGCGGTTACAGCTTATAATGGTTTAAGCGGTCTGTTCCAAAAGGATGAGAATGGTTATTATTACTACGACAGCAGTAATCACCACGCACAGCTGAATCAAGAAAATAACTGGCTAGATGTTTACAATGCAAGACTGTCACCGCTTCAGAGCTCATTTAATTACGGGAACTTTTTACCGTTTAATAGTCTGCCGGCTACCGCACGCGACAATACATTATCGTCAGTGGATGGAGGCAGGGCGGCGACTGACTACTGGTTCGGCATGAACATCGGTATGAACTTCTATCAGCCTAAGAATGGTGAAATCAATGGCGAAGACATGGTATTTGATTTCAGGGGTGATGATGATGTATGGGTATTTATTGACGGCATCAAGGTGCTTGACCTCGGCGGTATCCATGACAAAAAAGAAGGAAGCATCAACTTTAAGACTGGTGTTGTTAAAGCGGAAGGTATTGACGATACGACAATTGCAGCGCGTTATGAAGCTGCCTACAGGGAAGCAAATCCAAGAGCAAATCAGGCCAAAGTGACGGAATATCTGGATGGCATCTTTAACAAGGACAGAGACGGAAGCTATACTTCTTTTAAGAACTTCAGTTCTCACAGTATGGAATTTTTCTATCTGGAACGAGGAGGCGGAGCTGCAAACTGTAAGATCAGTTTCAATATGAGACCGCTTCCCACAGATTCGGTTACTGTCAGCAAAGAGATATCTAACTATGACGATGGTGCCTACAGTGATGTGGAATTTGCATTTAAACTGTATGCAGAGACAGAAGCCGGAAACGGCAGTTTTGAGGCAGTAATGCCGGGAACCGAGTATACTCTGCGAAAAGCTGATGACACAACAGAAATAAAAACAGTTGACGGCGACGGAACATTTAAACTGAGACATGGTGAACAGGCCCAGTTTAGCGGAATGACGCAAGGCCAGAAGTATTATGTGGAAGAAGTCGGTCTCAGCAGCGAAGCTTATGATGAAGTTGTGATTGAATCTGCCGGAATTGTAAACCAGGATGGCGACAGTGTAGTCGGAGAGGATCAGACTACAATTAGAAGTGAAGAGCTTACAATCGGAACAGACACAATCGTAAACTTCAAGAACAGATGTGCAGCCACGAATATGAAACATCTTTTAATTCAAAAGACTGTGGCTGGCGGTGTTACAGACGATACTTATACGATGCGGGTTACTCTTGGCGGTGAGCTGTACAGAGGAACTTACAAAGTAGGTGCGACTTATGATGCGGCGCTTGCAGGAGAGTCTCTCACAACAAATAATGGAAGGATCAGCCTGAAGTCCGGCCAGATTGCAGTAATTATTGGTAATGCAGCAGTCAGCGCCGGAGGTGAAACCACTCGTGGAATTCCATCGGGAACTTCATTCAAGGTGGAGGAGATCAATCTGGACCCGGATAATTATCTGGCGCCGGAATTCACAGTAGTCAACAGTGTCTCTTATACGGCAGACTCAATTTCCAGCCAAAATGGATATGATGGATATGCATCAGGCGTAATTAATATTAATAAAAATGCAAAAGCAGTGGTAACCAATAAAACTTCCTCCGTTGATCTTTCTTTTGTAAAAACGGACAGTGGGGATAACATTCTCCCGGGAGCGACCTTTACACTGACGAACAGCAGCAATACTGTGATCGGGACAGAAACTTCAGGTAGAAATGGTATGGTGACGTTCTCTGGCGTTTCTACCGGGACATATACGTTGACTGAGACTCAGTCTCCGGATGGCTATGTTACGCCAGACAGTGTATGGACAGTAACAATTGCGGTTGAAGATGATGGAACAGGCAGTGTTTATCTGAAAGATGCCGAAGGCAATGAAGTTGGAAAGCTGGATGTTTCGGGAGAGGAGTTTTATCAAATCCATAACTTTACAGAAGATGAATATCTGGAAAAGAATCTGGATTATGATAAACAGGTAGAACTTCTGGACTGGAATGAAAGAACGTATGGAATTACATTATCCGCAACTTCGAAGATAACAGAACAGGTGAAAACAACACCGTACGATATCGTGTTGGTTCTGGATGCATCAGGAAGTATGGACAATAACTTTTATACATTTACCCCATATTCGGGAAGCGGTACTCCCACCAGTGGAAGCTATTATGTGAAAACGACCAGCGGTATCTATCAACAGGCATCCCGGGATAAAAACAGAAACCAGTATTACTATTATGATACTGCATCCGAGCGAAATATTTATGTGACGAATGCACAGTTGTATAGCCGCAGCTACGGCGGTGATAAAAAAAATGATGCATTAGAAAATGCAGCAACACTGTTCCTCGATATGGTCAGGGAAAGCAGTCCGGACAGCCGGATGGGAGTGGTATATTTTGCAGGAAGTGCGACAACAAAGAGAAGCGACGGAAATGAGCTGCTCAGAGTTGGCAACGATTCTTCGTATACTACATTAAACAGCTGGGTGAACAATGTGCCTAAGAGTGGAGCCACCAATGCGTCCGCAGGAATGGGAAATGCAAAGGCCATTTATGATGGTACGAAAAACCGGGAGACGGTTGACCAGGTAGAGGGAAGAAAGAATCTTGTGATTTTCCTAACAGATGGTGTTCCTACTACGGGCAATACTTTTAATAATGACGTGGCAAGCGGTGCTGTTGCAAATGCTCGCGCGATCAAGACAACTCATAATGCTACAATTTATTCACTGGGAATATTTGACTCGGCTAATACATCCGGTCAAATCAGCAGCGGCAGCATAAAGCAGATTGATGATTACATGACGGGTGTAGCGAGCAGTTCTGACTATTATATGACGGCAGACAGTGTGGAATCTCTGGAAAACCTGTTTGAAAGTATTGGATCAAGCCTTGGCAAGACGATAACAGCGGATATTGTGGATACCATCGATAAACGTTTTGAACTTGCTGAGGGAGAAGAAGCAAGACTCACAGCAGCAGGAGTGACAGTGACACATAATGCAGACGGATCAACAACGCTTACCTGGCCGAATGCGGCAATTCAGGCGGCTAAGGGAGAAGAACCGGGTTGGAAGAGCGGAGAGACTCCGATCGTTATCCGGGCAAAGGATGGGTATATTGGCGGGAATGACGTGACTACTAACGGTTCTGATTCCAGGATTGACAGCGAAATTGGTACGGTATATTTTGAACAGCCGACGGTCAATGTAAAAGCAGAACTTAAAATCAACAATGCTGAAACAACCATTTTCCTGGGAGACACGGTTCCGACAGATGAGGCCATTCTTAAGCGGCTGTTTGACAGCGGCTACACGATAGGAAGAGACGGCGGTGAGCTGAAGGCGTCTGACTTTGTAAAAGAGTGGTATAAAGATGAAGCATGCAGCCAGCCGGTTACGCTGGAAGACATGGCTCGGATTGCTCCGACGGACACGCAGAAATTCTATCTGAAGGTCACCTACGATGCCGGAGCACCGACAGAGGAGAGTACAGGACGTACTGATGGCAACATTGCCGGAGGTGATGACCATATTGTCACAGCTGTGAACAGCGATACGAAGAACTATAAAGACAAAGAGTATGGCGTTTATACGGTCTATGTGGTGGACGGTCAGCTGACGATTACCAAAAAGATTGATGAGCAGTACACACATATTAAACCGATCAACGCAAATCAGAGTTTTGTTTTCAAAATTCAGAAATATGCGGTGAATGCAGACGGCAGCAGGGGCGACCTGGTAAACACATTCTATGAAGTGATCAACTTCAATGCAAACGAGAGCGGTACCGAGAAGACAAAGACAATTTCCGGATTGTCCAAAGGGTATTACACAGTGACGGAAGAGACCGAGTGGTCAGCCAAGTATGATCTGGTTTCCCAGGTGGACAATTTCGAAGAAAACACGGACGAATGTGTAGATCTTTATATCGGAAAGAAGTTAGAATCTTCTAATGATAAGCTGAGTTTCTACGGAGTTGGAAATACTGAAGAAAATGAGAAGCATGCAAACGTTCTTGTAGCGTCAACGGAGTTTACGAACAACGTTGACAGAGAGTGGAAATGGCTCAGTGACACGGCTGCAGCGGTAAACAAATTTAATCAGTAA
- a CDS encoding BTAD domain-containing putative transcriptional regulator: MGKTTIQVTMFGGFQMTGPKGVLDDDIIRSDQITKLLTYILLNHKKNITIQELGDALWDDDESDNRAGALKNLMYRLRNTLKKNLGEEDYILTGRGTYYWNPDIPIWLDCEEFDSWYTKGKMASGEEQMECYQNAVQMYKGTLLPKMSLEHWTISLSTYYHSHYLSLVKIVAEIHYKNKQYEEMEAACKRAISLDSLDEELHYLMIQSLEAQGKNKLALEHYSKAVDILYENLGVRPSRKLQEAYERLLKETNEQELDLGTIQQDLLEASRPEGVFVCEYGIFREIYRLQARQAQRFGMSVYVALVTLEPPGKLEPGSEEYLLSLKKGMEHLGVTLRCLRAGDVASKYSGAQYVILLPTCTYETGKMVIERLLTRFFDTQKWSRYSVHYSLSEIGMAGMTV, translated from the coding sequence ATGGGAAAAACAACGATTCAGGTTACGATGTTTGGCGGATTCCAGATGACTGGTCCGAAAGGGGTTCTGGATGATGATATTATACGTTCGGATCAGATTACAAAATTATTAACGTACATACTGTTGAATCATAAAAAGAACATAACGATACAGGAATTGGGTGATGCGCTCTGGGACGATGATGAGAGTGACAACCGCGCCGGTGCATTGAAAAATCTGATGTACCGGCTGCGCAACACCCTGAAGAAGAACCTTGGCGAGGAGGATTACATTCTAACAGGAAGAGGAACATACTACTGGAACCCGGATATACCGATCTGGCTCGACTGTGAAGAATTTGACTCCTGGTATACAAAGGGAAAGATGGCATCCGGCGAGGAACAGATGGAATGTTACCAAAATGCAGTGCAGATGTATAAAGGCACACTTCTTCCCAAAATGTCTTTGGAACACTGGACAATATCGTTATCGACATACTATCATTCCCATTATCTGAGCCTGGTAAAAATCGTTGCTGAGATTCATTATAAAAACAAACAGTATGAAGAGATGGAAGCGGCCTGTAAAAGGGCTATTTCTTTGGATTCTCTTGACGAAGAGCTTCATTATCTGATGATCCAGTCACTGGAGGCGCAGGGTAAGAACAAACTTGCCCTGGAACACTATTCCAAGGCTGTGGATATTCTGTATGAGAATCTGGGTGTGAGACCATCCAGAAAACTGCAGGAGGCGTATGAAAGACTTCTGAAGGAGACAAATGAGCAGGAGCTTGATCTCGGAACCATACAGCAGGACCTTTTGGAGGCAAGCAGGCCGGAGGGAGTTTTTGTCTGCGAATATGGTATTTTCCGTGAGATTTACCGGCTTCAGGCACGGCAGGCACAGCGTTTTGGCATGTCTGTCTATGTGGCGCTTGTCACGCTGGAACCGCCGGGGAAACTGGAGCCCGGAAGTGAGGAATATCTGCTTTCTTTAAAAAAAGGGATGGAACATCTTGGAGTTACGCTCAGGTGCCTTCGTGCAGGGGATGTTGCATCGAAATACAGCGGGGCACAGTATGTGATTCTGCTTCCGACCTGTACCTATGAGACTGGAAAAATGGTGATCGAACGCCTGCTGACCAGGTTTTTTGATACCCAAAAGTGGAGCCGTTACAGCGTTCACTACAGTTTAAGTGAAATTGGAATGGCAGGTATGACGGTTTAG